One genomic segment of Mus pahari chromosome 4, PAHARI_EIJ_v1.1, whole genome shotgun sequence includes these proteins:
- the Crh gene encoding corticoliberin has product MRLRLLVSAGMLLVALSSCLPCRALLSRGSVPRAPRAPQPLNFLLPEQPQQPQPVLIRMGEEYFLRLGNLNRSPAARPSPNSTPLTAGRGSRPSHDQAAANFFRVLLQQLQMPQRSLDSRAEPAERGAEDALGGHEGALERERRSEEPPISLDLTFHLLREVLEMARAEQLAQQAHSNRKLMEIIGK; this is encoded by the coding sequence ATGCGGCTGCGGCTGCTGGTGTCCGCGGGCATGCTGCTGGTGGCTCTGTCGTCCTGCCTGCCTTGCAGGGCCCTGCTGAGCAGGGGATCCGTCCCCCGAGCGCCGCGGGCCCCGCAGCCCTTGAATTTCTTGCTGCCGGAGCAGCCCCAGCAACCTCAGCCGGTTCTGATCCGCATGGGTGAAGAATACTTCCTCCGCCTGGGGAACCTCAACAGAAGTCCCGCTGCTCGGCCGTCCCCCAACTCCACGCCCCTCACCGCGGGTCGCGGCAGCCGCCCCTCGCACGACCAGGCTGCGGCTAACTTTTTCCGCGTGTTGCTGCAGCAGCTGCAGATGCCTCAGCGCTCGCTCGACAGCCGCGCGGAGCCGGCGGAACGCGGAGCCGAGGATGCCCTCGGTGGCCACGAGGGGGCGCTAGAGAGGGAGAGGCGGTCCGAGGAGCCGCCCATCTCTCTGGATCTCACCTTCCACCTTCTGCGGGAAGTCTTGGAAATGGCCAGGGCAGAGCAGTTAGCTCAGCAagctcacagcaacaggaaattgATGGAGATTATCGGGAAATGA